The DNA region ttttacTCTATGAATGGATTGAGATTAGTTTTAAAGTCTGGAGAATGAACGGGCATTTTAAGAGTTACACCATGTAACACTAAGTGTACACAAAGTGTACCTTACTCAAAATTCAGTAGTATCTGAAGTAGTTTGAGGTTTCCTCTCAGGGACCATTCTTTTAGATCCTGTCACTTCCTTAGGTGGAGAAATCTTCAATTTGGTGACCAAACTTTTACGCGACACCGCATGTGTGGCTGAGGTCTTTTTTCTCGCCCCTAATCCTCTTTGGGAATCCTTGTAATTACTGCCTACAAGTTGAATAAatctaatatatagatttagccaagcctaaaagcggagctcgcattttttttcccgcacgtctcaagggcacaacgccttgccccggccaggactagaacccgggtcgtccgactcggagcccagtgcactgaccactggaatactgaacaaagccgtggcgttggcgtgcccgcggtacaattgaccacgcatgttaaaagtggCACCTTGTAaggtcgtacggtcgtacatccaaattttttcggctcgATGAGTTACtactattttatataattatggggctacgctctgcgagctccgctacaTTTATATCTACTTTGCCTGTCTAGGGCAAAGAtatattcaaattaaaaaggaaagctgcacaagaaaaatcaatgagCAACATTTCACGTTATGCAGAAAACATATCTCGGTTACGTTGCAATCCATTTTAGTTTTTAACTAACAAGATTTAAATTTATAACATGACCTTCAGGTATTATTCTATTATATCCtgagagaaacaaaataagGCATTCACATCGATAGAGCatatatttttgaaaagctGGGTGGTTGATAATTACCGCTGAAACAACTTATCGTTATAAAGTAAATCCACAGCACACTACTTACGGTAGATTACCATTTATTTCTCCTTAAATTTTCCCTTCTCAATAATCAGAAGGCAGGGATATCATTCCTTTCATTAGAGTTTCAAAATGCGAGCAGACGCTCATAGGCGCTGCGACACGGGCGGCATAGCCTGCACTTTTCGAGCAGGCAAGCGATGTGAGCAGGCGGGAGGTCCGCGAGGGTTCTATTTCCAGTCCTCTTGCCACATCCTACTAAAACCTCTCGCAGGTTTGCTCTATCGCCTACTCGAATCTCGCAGACATTGACGCGTTTACCGCTGCCCTCATGAGAGTCAGTTCGCAGGctcacaaattttaattatgCTGACAAGGAGGTAATGGCGCCTTGTCTGATGAGAGATAAACATATGGCACTGATGATGGTGTTATAAATCGACTCACCGCACAAGTTACACGTGATCCCGCACGTTGTCCTCATGCTTGTCGGAAATTTCTGACAATAACCTCGGGTCTTCACCATAGAGCAAGAATCGCGATCGTAAACATCCGCGCAGGCGACTGGAAAAAAGGAAGGTGAACGATCACACAGTTTCATCCAATCTCAATTCAGTTCCTGAGCAAAATCATTTACAAACCTTCTGACCCGCTAGCTTGGTCATTGCTTTCTTGTTTGAGCTGTTCTATCTCTTCGTCAGTTAACTTTTTCCTCCCTagcaaaaacgaaaagaaaacagGCTAAATAACCACAAACATATCATTATAAAGTAAGACCTGAATCATCTGACTGACAGTTCCATAGGAGGCTTGTTGACTAAGCCACAGTAGTAAAAAATGAGACAATCCAGAGGACACACCTATCCGTTGTACATATACTGTATTTGCCACTGTGGGCCAGTCTGCAAGCTCCCTATatgcattgcggacctatttaTTGGCTGTTTTAGTTATATCTactaagataaaataaaatatatttacgAACAATGACTTTTCGCCTCGTAAATCCGGCTAAATACTGCAGTAAAAAGTCTAGACAACACTCACCATCACATTGGTAGAGTAAGTTAGCCTGCAGAATGTCGAATTTACTCAGAGCCCTTCGCTGACCAATATCAACATGCCGCAGAGGAATCAGAGTATCGAGCATGACAGGAAAACGGGAGAAAAATGCTCTGTTGTAGTGCATGATAGATCCGTAATCGTATGGCACGTCCTTTGAATCAATCCACTTCTTTCCAAATCTGTAGAAGTTTCTTTCGTAACCTACGCGAAATGGAACAAGCAGCGTCACGCTTTATGCTGTCCAAACCTCCGTCAATCGTTCTCATCTTTATACAATCTCTTTCCTTCCGAGTTTTTCGCTCGGCTTTGGTGTTTTctttcactctgacgaagggctagtGCTTACTAAATTAATACTTGAACTGATGAAAACCACAGTGTGTCATACAAAACGATGTAATTGAACTAAAGAGATTACTTAAAGTACGCACGATACTAACGAAACTATCACCTCTTTATGATTACTTAGGGTGCGCGAGATTCTAAAGAAAGAATGAAACTTAAAATCTTCAAAGTGCTCTATACAGTAAGGAAACAAACGAAATATATAGAATACTCAGAGTAGGCTAGATGCTAACGAAACATTTGAACTTCGAGAGAATCCTCggagtgcgcgagataccaaccAAAATATCGGAAAAAGAGCATCCTCAAAATGTGCAACTACTAACGAAGCAATTAAATTAAAGAGAGTGTGCGACttataaacaaaacaatagaaCTTTAAATGGAACCCTCAGAGTGCGCAAGACGCTAACGAAACAAGGGAACTGAAGACAATTTTCTGGAGTGCGTAAACACTACAGAAACAATGAACTAAAGATAATCCTCAGAGTGCGCCAAATACTAacgaaaaaatgacacaaacgAAACAAACGCATCAGACTAAATCCTTGAAGTGAGCGGATATTGTGAAAAGATTGAGCTGAGAGGAAACGTTACAGTGCATATGATACCaacgaaacaatcaaatcaaAGTGACTACTTagagtgcgcgagatattaaAAAACAACCGAACAAAGGGAGAATTCTCAGAGAGCACAAAGTACTAACGAAATAATCGAATAAAGAGAATCCCCAAAGTGCACAATATACGAAAGAAACAGTTGAACTAACGAAGAAGTCGGACGAAAGAGGATTCTCAGAGTTCACAAGACACTAACGAAGCAATAGAACTAAAAAGAATCGTCAGGGCGCACAAGatattaacaaaacaatcaaactgaagagaatccttaaagtgCACGAGACATAAACGCATCAATCAAACTAAAGAGAATCTTCAGGGTGCACGAtatactaacgcaacaatcaaactaaagagAATCCTTAGAGTGCACGACACATtaacgcaacaatcaaactaaaaaGAATCCTTAGAATGCAAGAGACACTaatgaaacaatcaaactaaagagaatccttagagtgcgcgagacactaacgcaacaatcaaactaaagagAATCTTCAGAGTGCACGACACATTAACGCAACAATCAAAccaaagagaatccttaaagtgcgcgagatactaacgcaacaatcaaactaaagagAATCCTTAGAGTGCGCGAGACATtaacgcaacaatcaaactaaagagAATCTTCAGAGTGCACGACACATtaacgcaacaatcaaactaaagagaatccttaaagtgcgcgagacactaacgcaacaatcaaactAGAGAGAATCCTCAGAGTGCACGACACATtaacgcaacaatcaaactaaagagAATCCTTAGAATGCGCCAGACATCGACGCaacaatcaaactaaagagAATCCTTAGAATGCACGACACATtaacgcaacaatcaaactGAAGAGAATCCTCAGAGTGCGCGCGACACTAACGCAAAGATCAAACTAAAGAGAATCTTCAGAGTTCGCGAGACACAAACGCAACAATCAATGAATATTCTCTTATCGCTGGCTCTTAAGCGACGTTACTTATGTTCTTTACCTGGAAGGATGTTCTTTTTGAGCACACGAACATATTTATTCCTGTCAGGTCGACTGTGCTCGTGAAAGAAGCCAACAGCATGACCCAGTTCGTGAATTATGTTTCCTATTTTACACCGCAGTGCTTTGCTTCCAATTGTCAGCTTCTGGGCCTTGTCTCCACCGCGACCAACTCGGGAAGCACAGCTAGTGAACAGGTGAGTAAAACAGGCATGTATAGACAATACTTGCCGATGTATACAAAATTTCCacgtttgaattaattttaactcTATAAGATGTActgcatttcgattgagtgtcgtaaaaaccACAAAAGACCCTATTACAACAATCACTGAAtaagaacaaatgaaattattgaaagaaacTAATTCGAGTTGAGACCATAAAAATGAAATCGTGTGAACCGCAGGAAATGCGAGTGAAAAACTAGCGAACATTTCTAAACGGGTCTTTTTAGTTCCTGAGTCCTCCACTGATGTAATACAACAGGGTTTCAGTATTTGCTAGGCGAGTTTACCTTTGAATCATCTGATGCTAATTGGCTGAGAGGAAGGTATACAGTCATTAAGGAAGTGGAGAGAGAGAGGAACCCATAATTTCTGTAAACAATCATAAAGCCAAGTCGAGGAAAACCAACGCAATCCTGGATAACTTTCTACAGCAAGTTCGGTGAAAAACCTTTATTGTTTATTAACCATTAAATAACAGATCCCCGAAAAGATAAAAGGCAATCTTTAGCAAAATCATAAAACGTAGAATCCGTCAGTGTAAAAGAAGCCTGCTATGACGAGCACTCGTACTGAATGAGGAACTGTATCAATGTGAGATTGACAGGTAAACGTGCTGAAAATGTCTCACTCACGCTTATACAGGAAATTCAAGAGGGAAAATTTATCTGGGTGCTGTAATAGCTATCCAGTTTGTTCTAGTTTTGCTAAACTTTGCTCTGACTTTGGTCGAGAAAACTCTAGACAagtcagatgcaaaacttaaaccaatcacgatTTGGTCAACCGCTTTTCCCGCGTTTCAAGTTTCTCGAGTTTTAATTTGAGCTCTCGTTGGCGCGCTGCTATATTTTCctgagttctgattggccgttgtcaGTGCTTTGATTTGGTTTGAGAAACTAAATCGAAAACCGCTCTACTCGTCATCATCAAAGACCTTAAATCACAAACCTGAAATCAGCTGAGTTGAAAAATTGagtaaaagagaaagagatttCAACACTTACCCTCCCTCAAAAACGAAATTTACATATCCCAAGTCGTCGGCTGGTTTCTTGACTCGTTTGAACTTGAGGCAAGTGTGTCTCTGCCAGTGGCGCATAGCTGCACGAGCTCGTCTCCTTCCTATCCTATCTTAagtaagataaataaaaaaccCACTGTATAAATTAGGAGTTCTTTCTTTCTAGATTGTACATTTTACACCTAAACCAGATGCGTTTACTCTTGAGGTGAGTCGTATTTGATCAACAAACAGAAACACAGAGTCACAAATTGATAATCTACGTTGGAGCGAAATCACTAGGCGTCAGACGTCGCTGTTCGAAGATACAGACTGAATTTCTCTGCTGTGTTTAATACTAGAGGTGAGAATTCTAAGGTTCCAAACAACAATCGCCGGATAGAGCCACGATATAtacttaattgttaaacaaattctccctaacggcaccttgggaaatgtttagagaactgtatggagaatatgcatacagaTGTTATTGTGTGAGGTAAACGTTTCATTCCCTTACCTACTCCCTTGTCAAAATTATAGTACACTTTGGCGTTCGGCCAGAGATACATTTTGTCCTTAATGAGAGCCCGTTTGGAGCCTTGTTGCACGCTGTCGTCTTTCTTAATATTGCTTAGGAAATCATTTTGGTCAGGTGTCAGTATCATGTCGCCTTCAAAGTAGTCTTTTCCTAAATTCTCCTCGCCTGCTGAGCAGCAAGAAAAACTTGTTATTACATTAAATTAATGGTTAAGGGCAcaagaacatttcaaaattttaatattgGAACGATGGAATGTCTCGGACAACGCTTATATTTCTATTGTTTGGTTTGGTATAGCAGAAATGGCTCCTGCATCTTCTCTAACCTTCGACTctcatgagtaaccaagacagcATTTCCCCTCACATTATCGACAGAATATTAAACAGAcaggttatgaaaataaagaaaaatattctcAGTAGATTCTTatttgatccaacaccaaattctctaaactaatatcatgagaattgcatggcagagagtaaagagaattacaaataaGATAtaaggagtgaaagggttaggaggttttttttcctcctagAGTTCACTGAAAGTATACAACGAACCATTTACACTGTAAGGTAGACTCTATGTCGGTAGATTGCTTTGGTAGAAATACTTAAAGGATTAACCACTCAAAAACCTTTCAAAGCTGATGAACTTGCATTCAGTAACATAGCTTGGCAGATTTCTCGATACGCTTCTCGCAGCTTCGATCGACCTGAAGCGTATACGGCGGAGCTTGGAAAAATAATAGGGAAGGGGTGGGAAAGCAGTTTCTGTACCTATTTCGTCGCTATCCTGTTGCTGAACTGCGTCTTCCTCTTCCTGAGCCAGCGTTGCTCTATCAGTGGCAAGTTGGTTGGGTGTTTCTGGGGCACTCGCAGGCGAGCTAACATCTGCGGAATAGGGGTGGAGTTTTGGTGTTTCATCCATTGAATATTTTAACAGATTGTTGCTTACACTATTCATTCAACGCTTTTTTAAGGATTAATATATAGGAATATCGAACCaaatataagaaaaaatagaaaacataaAGGCTACTCGAGATGCCATCAGCTGCttctatttttgtatttaaattgtGGTGACAGTAATCGTAGAAAGTGAGTCGACCTCGTTACCTGTTACAAGAATGCATATGTTGAAGAGACTTCCACATTTCAGAGTATCGAAgaactaaaatacattttatcatctaaactgCGGTTTCTTCAAGAATTCCTAGCTTTGACAAAGCCGTAACTTCACACGTATAAAATTAAGATAATCAGTTTTGACGCGTCACTCGCTTTTCGCACCGCTCTGTCAATTGGTGTTAATCGATATCTCTCTTGTTCGCTGCTCTCACTAGTGAGATATTGTGTagaacacgagaaaagaaaTTCGATATCCACAAGAAAAAgtgtattattttttgtttgttcattcaaTGTATGTATAACGTTCCTGTAAATACAAGATAAAGAGTGAAACCTTTTCCCTCAGGAGCAGAGTTTGTTGTTATAATACACTTACCTCGTGAGTAAGACACATCGTCTTCTTCGTCATCTCCTTCTAAAATATTCGCGTCATCCTGGTGGTACGCTTCCTGTAACTGAGGTTTTATCTGGTTTTCTTTCAACACCATTGATCTGGAATCAGGCTTGGAGTGCTTGGCTGTTCTTTCTTCCGTTTTGGTAAGAGAAGCCTTTTTTAGCGCGGTTGATTTCTTGGGAACCGCCTTCTTTTTCAAGATCGTGTGAAGATGACTGCTTTTCTTCTCGGCGTTTTTCTTGTGCACTTTACTTCTAAGGACTTTAACTTCGTGTTCGCGGAGTGGTTTATCCCACAATTCTTCGTCTACTGGGGCTTGGCTTGTTCCATGTCCTTTTGTTATGTCATCTTTATAACCTGCATCCAAAATATTCAAATACCAACCTCAAACGAAATTTACGcacagaaatataaaaatatgcACACTAACGGTATTATTAAAAATCCTGCAGGATAATTAtttaatcatttccttcatattatttctttcattatatAACTGGCTCTGAAGATGGCTAGTATGAAAATAGTACCATCATCAAAATTCGATCTTTGACCCGTAATTGTATGAAGGTGCGGTCGAAAAGtcttttttatctgttttcattttttggtttcAATCGCAAACCGTACGCTTGGTAAAATGGTAGTACGATTTCCTCGAAACAATTCACATAATGACTGCgattgcagaaaaaaatttaaaacggttagtctcgaacccagacctctacGGAACAGTTACATACCAGTCAATCATGTAGAACCTGGGTAATAAGTTTTATACCTTGTGGTTCGAGGTACCCAGGGATTGAAATTAAGGCTTTCTATGCAAGATTGTGACCCCAAGTTGTATTACGTTATTTAGTGTAACGATATCTTGGAACACCATCatcaatttttacaaacagAGTAACCATGACCAAACCTGGGCAACTATACAGcaaatttccttgttttataTCCAGGTCACTGAGCCCGACTCTCTGACCAATGGTTGCGGACGTGTCTTGTATTGGTTCCAGAGTTTTTAATCCTTTACCCTTCGTAAAGAAGAATTCACCGTAGTGCATAACTGAGCCATAGTCGTATTCCACATCTCGAGAGTTCACAGTAGCTTTAGTTTCcttttcaaagttcttttgATAACCTGTCAAAAGAGGGAGAAGCTTTCAACACTTTACGACACCACGGCAATTTGTAAGTGTGTTTCTCATACTGATCTAAAAGACAGGAAATGGGGAGGAGGGAGGTTGAAaccaaaaaattccaaaagttCGATCTGGAGTAAATTCTTCTGAATAAAATCGCGGTAAGCTAAAGACGGGAGCTAGTAGGGGTTTGAGGACGCATGCGACCCCCTACCCTACCCCTCTCTTTTGTCAAGATTTATATATTCATACCGAGAAAAATCCTGGCATCTCCGTGAATGCTATTGAAAAAACACTGAAATCGTTTTACGCCCCTTAACGGCAAAATCTTGCTTACAAACGTAACTAAAAGCTCACACCCGTTGAGCTTACGCCCATGAAAGTAGGATTCGGATTGTTTACCGTGTTTGGTCCCTACACTGCAACCAGCAGTGATAAATAGCCCTTACACCGCAACCAGCAATCGGGACAAGATTATCGTTACACCTGTGCTAATCCGGCCTAGTATACTCGACTAGGCGGTTATAGTGCAACTGTTACCTGTCTAAAATTTCTTCCACACTCACCCATTTCAATATTTCTCCACTTAATTTCAACGTACTGATCACGGTCCGGTCGGCTATGCTCGTGAAAGAATCCCAGAGAATGGGCAATTTCGTGAACAAGGTTACCGTGTTTGCAAGTAATGGAGCCATCTGCGTTTCCGACTGAAATCGTCTGCTGGCCGCCAATACGTCCCACATATGAGGAGCATCTGAGGgcgaaaagatgaaaaaaaagaaacaaattcctTGCAAATTGGCTCTTTAAAGTTAAACACACTTGTGACCAGACCAGGGCGGAAACCCGAAGTAAATGTCGTTGCCTTCGAGGGTAGCGGTTGTTTGGGCACTCGACAGAAATAAAGGCGGATAAAGTGTTGCACTCACAATAAAATAACGATGgggttttattatttttgctttaaaatatgaTAGTTTATCACCGCAACTTTCCGTTTACGCTGTCAATGAAAAGAGAATGGGAAAAATGTGATTACGATACCAAATTCAGGCTTAATAGATTTAGTTACATCAGGATAAGCTTCGTACGTACCCTACCTCGTAGACAAATTCTACATAATCCTGGTCGGCGTCGTTTTTAGGTCTAAACGTCAGGCACGTGTTGTCACCCCACTCTTGTATTGCTGAATTTATGTAACCTTGACTCTCTGTACCTGTATGATGGTCAGCATTAGAATCGTGTTGGTTCCCAAATCTTAAAATTAAATCCACTCTCAAGCATTTTAATAAATCACAGATATCAATCGCAATATTTGCCTGCATATAGGATTCTAATCCCGCTCTCTCTTCGATCAATGTAACTTTTAATGTTGTTAACACGACCATCAGCCAAGTAAGGGGTCGAAAGAAGGTGGCATATATTTATTTCTAGAGGTTTCAAGACGGTATgggagggggaggtggaggggggAAGAAGAGCAAACGTAAAGTTCTGGGCGGGAGGCTCATTAGAGAAGAGAAGAATAATATAACATCACAGTAACCTTGAGTTACAATTAAGGTTAAGATCTAGGGGTTAATGGTGGTGCATTGCACTCACATCCCCAAGTAATTTCATAAGTGATTTCATAAGCCGTCACCTAAACCTCTTGCTCCCTTCGAGTGTCGGGACGATTTCTGTTTTGCCCAccttctttcctttttcgaaCCTAAATTTGCTGGCCCGTAGCTTCGTTCTTATGGTCTTTGTGTTTCCCCCACCCTTAATTATCATTGAGGCTAAAAATTGATTGTATACTTTCAGTCGATGAAATAACACTTTAGACCTTTACCCTCTGCTATTTTGTTAAACATAACGAGCCCAAAATAGATCCTCAGATTTCGCCCCCTATCACATAACGGAGGTGAATTATGAGAGATGCATACGGACGCGTACCTCTTTCAGGTGTTCAGTTGATTTGAAAAATAGGGCGATAATACTGGCAGAATGACGCAAAAAAAGCTAGAAAGATTAAGGGGAGATTGTTCGCCTCCCTCTTTGGTGCACTCTGACACTTTTACCCCGTTATATATTAAAAGAGAGCTtggaacaaacaaaaagcaaaacaatttgAAGCGCCttgacaaaatgaaatattttttgtttatatgaAAAATTTGTAAGAGGCAAAGGGCTTAAAACTGAGGCCACATTTAGGACAGGAGACCTCTCTACTAAATCTGCAAAGGCCTAGAGAACAAACGCTTTTGCTTGTTTTAAGATAGCTGATTTTACTTACTCAGATCACTAGCAAGCGCATATGGCACCACACCATTAGGCCACAATTTTCGTTCATCTCTTATAAGTGCTCTGGCTTGGAGAATGTTTCTTCCCCGAGAGGCCTTTATGTAGTCTCTAAGTTGTTGGGTTAGCTTTATGTCTCCCTCAAAGTAATCCATTCCAAGATTTAATTCTCCTAATGTTGCTGGAAAAAGTGGcattaaagaaaatgttaccGTAGTCGTATCACATCTACCTGTTTATGGACTATTCGTCTTTTACCAGGCATGCTGGTCAGGTAATATCACTGTGTAAGCTTCTTACAAGATGGTACACCGGACAAACACTTATCGCTAGGAAAATCATAGCAGGAAATGTATATTGTGTTAGTTTTGGCTCGTTCACCCAGTAGAAAGAGTAGAAACTAAAGGATTTAAGCAATTTTTTGCGTCACCATCTATCATATTGATGGCGACGATGATGACGCTGCTGATGAGGATAGCTATGTCGATGACATAACAAAAAATGGCGATAATGACAAAGATTTTCGGTATGCGGTTATCTTTACGATTGCACCAACATTATTTTACTATTAGAGTAAAGCAAGTAACGAGCTATCGTTCACCTTCCATTTCTTGGTCATACATTTTCAGATTCGCGGGGTCTATGGATGGATCCAAATCTGTAGAATTGTCTGGTTCACTTAAAGTGGctgagggagaaaaaaaagctCATATGCATTACTACTTTAACGTAAGGTAATATTTTAGAAGCAAATGCACCCCGAAAGGACTGTGTCACGAATAAAGTTTGTTATATGTTTTAATAAATGCAGTTACAATCaagcaatttctttaaaatgaagaattaaagGCTTGTACACTAGGTAAATTGAGCAAGGAAATTATTGCTTTCATATTACTTCCTGATACTAAATATTCTTCTCAAGTCCTCCATCCTGGCTTTATTTATCTTCCTTAGAGTATATATAGTTTTTCATTcttcaattcattttctttattcctgcTCGGTTTCAGCCGGATTAATCGGCTCGTGGCTGGAGCAGGAGGAGTAACCACACGATTAAAACAATCTACAACTATACAATGTTTACACTCTTACCTCGGcatatgaaaatgttttgcattaacaaaacaaaaactggaaGGCCTAAAACTCTCATCCTTTCCCTCCTGTTCCTTGAGAGCACAAAACAATgaccaaaaacattttaaaaaattggttgaTACATTAGTAATTGCACGATTGACAGACAGCTCGAATTTGAGTAATTCTCaacagttctgattggttggcCTGTCCCATGAGAACTTTCTTTTAACTGAACTGCATCAATTGAACAGTTGGAGagtcaatgaaaataattaaacagaAAATGGGGGAGGGAGGGCAAGGGGTTTTATGCGGCTTCAGGATGGAACcgaaaaaattaatgaagttAACAGTAGCACATTCTATATTTCCCACAAATACTCGTTGAACCATTTCAGAAAGTACTGTGCGTTTACGAACTCAGGTTTCGGTGCAATACAAACTCACTGAGTTTGACCAaatcattgaaaagaaaaaaaaatgagtattTCAGAACTCGATTAGTTCTGTTTATTTCTCGAGTCGGTGTTTTTATTGTACTTCTCAAAAGCGTAAAAATAGAAAGACAACAAAAGCGCTGGTACCAAATGGTGCTCGGCAGAGTAAAAACTGCAGGTATCATTTAGCCACTAAGCAGGCAAATCACAATGAAAAGAATGGAATTTTGGAACGACTTCCTACGGAATTTCGAAAACAAAAtccaaattggaaaaaatgagTATGTCTTGAAAAAACGTTATTGTGTAAATCCCCTATAGGCATTGATTTGCCTCAAATGATCGTTGAAAGATTTTTCTTGACAGATGGAGCCACAAGGAATGTCGAATATAAGATCATTGCCATTTTCAGGCGTAATTGATCACTGACAGTTAATTCGCCTCATACATGATAACTTCAAGCATAAAGTGTGGGACTATAGTAATATAACAGTTAAAATTGCAGTTGAAATACGGTGAAGCACAGCCATTCAGCGAATTCATAGAAATTACGAGTCCATTtaatttggaaccaacatatatttcataaaaaaaatatgaagatcAAAAGGGCATCTTACCTgctaaaaattcaattttctttcacctGCACCGTGGATATCTGAAAGGGAAGTTTTCCCTTTAAGATTTTCGTTTTAGAAAGATGGTCcacaaaataaaagagaatgTATGGAGCGTAAAACAGCAAACAACGCGATTGGTTCACCAGCAATGTTTTTAAGCAGGTACTGGTTCATGCTTGAGATCACTTACGACTGGTATCCCATTGTAGGGCCTTAAAGACAATGTCTAATTTAAGCATAAAATGCTTGCATTAAGCTTTCTTATTGTCTTGTCTTAAAGGGTATAAAAAATGCTCACACGACATAGGCAATGCTAGTCATGTGAAGTAATTGCTTTATCAAGTTATTTATGTCCTATAGTTATGAAATCAAAGTGGAAAAGCATTTCGCTGAACTAGAGGTCTTAGGTCAGGAGGCAAATTCAAGCTAATGATACCCAATACTGATATATTATGTCATAGAATTATTTGGCACCGACTTGCTGAGATATAACAAAGTTTTAAAGCTGTCTCAATAGTGACGTTAAACAGCATGTcgatttgaaaaataaagtgacAGTTATGTTGAAGATTCGCAGATGGTCTCAAACATTGGACGAATGGAATGGTGGTAGTCCCCTCTTCTTCATTACAAGTTGGGGCAGCGTTTAGCTTAAGATAACTACATGATTCTTCATGTACCGTTAGCATAAGATTTCCGCTCTGAGAATACGCTAAATAGTCAATTGCGATGGTAATTTGTAGAAACATCTTAGAAATTTGTAAAGTTTTAAACCATACGTGTTGAGCCATTGTTCTGCACATGAAACGTTTTGTTTCACCGCATTCTCGTTGCAATCGCCGTTGTACCTTAACCCCAACACTATTGATTTAAGACTTA from Pocillopora verrucosa isolate sample1 chromosome 1, ASM3666991v2, whole genome shotgun sequence includes:
- the LOC131789315 gene encoding uncharacterized protein isoform X3, whose amino-acid sequence is MRVLGLPVFVLLMQNIFICRATLSEPDNSTDLDPSIDPANLKMYDQEMEATLGELNLGMDYFEGDIKLTQQLRDYIKASRGRNILQARALIRDERKLWPNGVVPYALASDLSTESQGYINSAIQEWGDNTCLTFRPKNDADQDYVEFVYEVGCSSYVGRIGGQQTISVGNADGSITCKHGNLVHEIAHSLGFFHEHSRPDRDQYVEIKWRNIEMGYQKNFEKETKATVNSRDVEYDYGSVMHYGEFFFTKGKGLKTLEPIQDTSATIGQRVGLSDLDIKQGNLLYSCPGYKDDITKGHGTSQAPVDEELWDKPLREHEVKVLRSKVHKKNAEKKSSHLHTILKKKAVPKKSTALKKASLTKTEERTAKHSKPDSRSMVLKENQIKPQLQEAYHQDDANILEGDDEEDDVSYSRDVSSPASAPETPNQLATDRATLAQEEEDAVQQQDSDEIAGEENLGKDYFEGDMILTPDQNDFLSNIKKDDSVQQGSKRALIKDKMYLWPNAKVYYNFDKGVDRIGRRRARAAMRHWQRHTCLKFKRVKKPADDLGYVNFVFEGGCASRVGRGGDKAQKLTIGSKALRCKIGNIIHELGHAVGFFHEHSRPDRNKYVRVLKKNILPGYERNFYRFGKKWIDSKDVPYDYGSIMHYNRAFFSRFPVMLDTLIPLRHVDIGQRRALSKFDILQANLLYQCDGRKKLTDEEIEQLKQESNDQASGSEVACADVYDRDSCSMVKTRGYCQKFPTSMRTTCGITCNLCGMNAKKKETVHRHHSDASSKTAN